In Marinomonas posidonica IVIA-Po-181, a single window of DNA contains:
- a CDS encoding MarC family protein, which translates to MNIDFSILSATLLFLFVIDPFGNIPILLSAMKGVSQKRQSQIVLRDGLIGLAILVSFLFFGAEFLALLHLETESISIAGGVVLFVIALKMIFPSVIQADKHQPIEPFIVPISIPMLAGPSTLATLLVMVKSYPGDETGLLISVFAAWGISVLILALAPLLNRILKEKGLAALERLMGMLLLMMAVQMLVNGVRSLFTHTMASL; encoded by the coding sequence ATGAATATTGATTTTTCGATTTTATCGGCCACCTTGTTATTTCTCTTCGTAATCGATCCGTTTGGTAATATTCCCATTTTATTGTCTGCAATGAAGGGCGTGTCGCAAAAGCGCCAGTCTCAAATTGTCTTGAGAGATGGTTTGATCGGCCTGGCAATATTAGTGAGTTTTTTGTTTTTTGGTGCCGAGTTTCTGGCTTTACTTCATTTAGAAACCGAGTCTATTTCGATCGCTGGTGGCGTGGTGCTGTTTGTGATTGCATTAAAAATGATCTTTCCTAGTGTTATTCAAGCCGATAAACATCAGCCTATTGAACCCTTTATTGTCCCCATTTCTATCCCTATGTTGGCTGGTCCATCAACCTTAGCAACCTTGTTGGTGATGGTAAAAAGTTATCCTGGAGACGAAACTGGTTTGTTAATTTCAGTCTTTGCCGCTTGGGGCATTTCTGTCTTGATTTTAGCTCTTGCGCCTTTGTTGAATCGCATCTTAAAAGAAAAAGGCTTGGCTGCTTTGGAACGGCTGATGGGGATGTTGTTGTTGATGATGGCTGTGCAAATGTTAGTGAATGGTGTGAGAAGTTTGTTTACTCACACCATGGCGTCTTTGTAG
- a CDS encoding GGDEF domain-containing response regulator, which produces MKVLIADDTNTDRLLLKLHLAKLGCQVIEAKNGQEAVSQYSAHLNEIDLILIDVQMPKLNGFEAVKAIREVQQQNKQEWFPVIFLSASANEKDVEDGIMAGGDDYLIKPISQKVLAAKMHAMKRISDMRSRLVESNKMLESLASTDYLTGIANRRFFEVSLERVFDALTNEGDTCFACGILDLDKFKDINDSFGHDIGDKVLIDVASLVQEHIAENDLFGRLGGEEFGLVLVSESREGLIQRFETIQKRIEDYQFVYTGQLIEVTASIGVVAVSDECKTRNQLLKRADKLLYQAKTSGRNQVCYDI; this is translated from the coding sequence ATGAAAGTACTGATTGCGGATGACACTAATACAGATCGTTTGTTGCTGAAATTACACCTTGCAAAACTTGGCTGTCAGGTAATCGAAGCTAAAAATGGGCAAGAAGCTGTGTCTCAGTATTCAGCGCATTTGAATGAAATCGACCTTATTCTTATTGATGTGCAAATGCCAAAGTTAAATGGTTTTGAAGCCGTTAAGGCGATTCGAGAAGTACAACAACAGAATAAGCAAGAGTGGTTTCCGGTTATCTTTTTAAGCGCCAGTGCTAATGAGAAAGATGTCGAAGATGGTATTATGGCTGGGGGAGATGATTACCTTATCAAGCCCATTAGCCAAAAAGTATTGGCTGCAAAGATGCATGCGATGAAGCGTATTTCAGACATGCGAAGTCGTTTAGTCGAGTCAAACAAGATGTTGGAAAGTTTGGCTTCTACTGATTATTTGACCGGCATCGCCAATCGTCGTTTTTTTGAAGTTAGTTTAGAAAGAGTGTTTGATGCTCTTACCAATGAAGGAGACACTTGTTTCGCTTGTGGTATTTTGGATTTAGATAAGTTTAAAGATATTAATGACAGCTTCGGGCATGACATAGGCGATAAAGTTTTAATAGACGTGGCGAGTTTGGTCCAAGAGCATATTGCAGAGAATGATCTATTCGGCCGCTTAGGCGGTGAAGAGTTCGGTCTAGTGTTAGTGTCAGAAAGTCGTGAGGGTTTGATACAGCGATTTGAAACGATCCAAAAACGAATTGAAGATTATCAGTTTGTGTATACGGGACAGTTAATTGAAGTTACTGCTAGCATTGGTGTTGTCGCTGTTTCAGATGAGTGTAAAACCCGAAATCAGCTTTTGAAGCGAGCAGATAAATTATTATATCAAGCCAAAACATCAGGTCGGAATCAAGTCTGTTATGATATCTAG
- the efpL gene encoding elongation factor P-like protein EfpL yields MPKASDIKKNAAIELDGKTYIVKDIERSVPQGRAGGSLYRMRMYDVVSGRKLDETFKDSDMINLADLIRRPAMFSYLDGDEYVFMDNEDYTPYNLNKVAIEEETQFLNEETAGVQVVLVNDVPVALDMPTNVELEVIETDPSIKGASATSRTKPAVLSTGAVVQVPEHISTGDRIKVNVEERKFAGRAEK; encoded by the coding sequence ATGCCTAAGGCAAGTGATATTAAAAAAAATGCCGCCATTGAACTTGATGGCAAAACTTACATTGTAAAAGACATTGAACGTTCCGTTCCGCAAGGTCGCGCAGGAGGCAGTTTATACCGGATGCGCATGTACGATGTGGTATCTGGTCGCAAACTCGATGAGACTTTTAAAGATTCTGATATGATAAATCTAGCGGATTTAATTCGTCGACCTGCAATGTTTTCTTATTTAGATGGTGATGAATACGTCTTTATGGATAATGAAGATTACACACCTTACAACTTGAATAAGGTTGCGATCGAAGAAGAAACACAATTTCTTAATGAGGAGACGGCTGGTGTACAAGTTGTCTTAGTGAATGATGTGCCCGTTGCATTAGACATGCCGACAAATGTGGAGTTGGAAGTCATTGAGACAGACCCTTCAATTAAAGGGGCGTCAGCAACGTCTCGAACCAAGCCAGCCGTTTTATCAACTGGGGCTGTGGTGCAAGTGCCTGAACATATTTCAACGGGCGATCGTATTAAGGTGAATGTTGAAGAGCGTAAGTTCGCAGGAAGAGCAGAAAAATGA
- a CDS encoding putative 4-hydroxy-4-methyl-2-oxoglutarate aldolase, whose amino-acid sequence MKDLLPDLCDLYPELIQIAEPVFQSYGKRTCFYGQVVTVSCFEDNSRVRELVTENGQGKVMVVDGGGSKRRALLGDMLAEKAANNGWEGFVINGAIRDVQAQADLNIGIHALCAHPLPTEKRGLGDLGRTLCFAGIQIAEGDYIYCDLNGTLVSKQALTLPE is encoded by the coding sequence ATGAAAGACTTGTTACCCGATTTGTGTGACCTATACCCTGAACTGATTCAAATTGCAGAGCCAGTTTTTCAATCATACGGCAAACGTACCTGCTTTTATGGACAAGTCGTTACCGTTTCGTGTTTTGAAGACAATAGTCGAGTGCGAGAGTTAGTCACTGAAAATGGTCAGGGCAAGGTCATGGTCGTCGACGGAGGCGGCAGCAAAAGGCGAGCGTTATTAGGAGACATGTTAGCCGAGAAAGCAGCTAACAATGGCTGGGAAGGCTTTGTCATTAATGGCGCGATTCGTGATGTGCAGGCTCAGGCAGATTTAAACATAGGGATTCACGCCCTTTGCGCTCATCCATTACCAACAGAGAAAAGAGGGTTGGGTGATCTTGGGCGAACACTTTGCTTTGCTGGTATTCAAATTGCCGAAGGCGATTACATCTATTGCGATTTAAATGGCACCTTAGTGTCAAAACAAGCACTAACACTACCTGAATAG
- a CDS encoding M14 family metallopeptidase has translation MTSRIKISSAFDGGNISVINASEPDNIRVKIPNDTNSKFLQWFYFRLQGGMGEECVIQFENASDAAYPDGWTDYQAVASYDREDWFRVPTDYQDGKLVIRHQPEQDSIYYAYFAPYSYERHLDMIAWAASHEDCITDHLGETAEGRDITLLEVSKTQGLAKNIWIIARQHPGETMAEWFVEGLLERLFDESHPIARHLLQQCRFYIVPHMNPDGAVHGNLRVNSKGVNLNREWKNPTQEFSPEVLAVQKKMAETGVDLFLDIHGDEALPVNFVDGCQGVPSFDQRMAEMEQLFKQVFLSVSPDFQTEIGYTPDQFGEANLTVATKWVGETYRCLSFTLEMPFKDNQNLPDEAVGWSPERAKILGADVLYPIYQVIQSAYMKA, from the coding sequence ATGACCAGCCGAATCAAGATCAGCAGTGCATTTGACGGTGGAAATATATCCGTTATTAATGCCTCAGAGCCGGACAATATTAGAGTAAAAATCCCTAATGATACAAACTCTAAATTTTTACAGTGGTTTTATTTTCGTTTGCAAGGCGGCATGGGAGAAGAATGCGTCATTCAATTTGAAAATGCCAGTGATGCGGCTTACCCAGACGGTTGGACGGATTATCAAGCGGTGGCGTCTTATGATAGAGAAGACTGGTTTCGTGTTCCCACTGACTATCAAGATGGTAAGTTGGTTATTCGTCATCAGCCCGAACAGGACAGCATTTATTATGCTTATTTTGCCCCGTACAGTTATGAGCGTCATCTAGATATGATTGCTTGGGCTGCCAGTCATGAGGATTGTATTACCGATCATTTAGGTGAAACCGCTGAAGGTCGTGATATTACCTTATTAGAAGTCAGTAAAACGCAAGGTTTAGCGAAGAATATTTGGATCATTGCTCGCCAACATCCAGGTGAAACCATGGCGGAATGGTTTGTCGAAGGATTACTTGAGCGACTGTTCGATGAATCCCATCCGATTGCTCGTCATTTATTACAGCAATGTCGTTTTTACATTGTGCCACATATGAACCCGGATGGTGCTGTTCATGGTAATTTGAGGGTGAATTCAAAAGGCGTGAATTTGAACCGTGAATGGAAAAATCCGACCCAAGAGTTTAGTCCTGAAGTACTGGCTGTGCAGAAGAAAATGGCGGAAACAGGAGTGGATCTATTTTTAGACATCCATGGGGATGAAGCCTTACCCGTTAATTTTGTTGATGGTTGCCAAGGCGTACCTTCTTTTGATCAGCGTATGGCTGAAATGGAACAATTGTTCAAACAGGTGTTTTTGTCAGTCAGCCCTGATTTCCAAACCGAGATTGGTTATACACCAGACCAGTTTGGTGAGGCCAATTTAACCGTTGCCACCAAATGGGTAGGTGAAACATATCGTTGCTTGTCTTTTACGTTGGAAATGCCGTTTAAAGACAATCAAAACCTGCCCGATGAAGCAGTAGGATGGTCCCCTGAGCGAGCAAAAATATTAGGCGCAGATGTTCTTTATCCAATATATCAAGTGATTCAAAGTGCCTATATGAAGGCGTAA